Proteins co-encoded in one Hyla sarda isolate aHylSar1 chromosome 4, aHylSar1.hap1, whole genome shotgun sequence genomic window:
- the MTERF2 gene encoding transcription termination factor 2, mitochondrial, which produces MLKAVGDPVLRWRHRSWRQALLCQQIIASGCLPGTRTFTNSGSAPGSQTGTTENKTTVDNLYNLSVNIKKIRRLKNWTLYEDVAYVQETASILKDMGASDVTVANILESCPEAFLQEPAEIHSQKSIWNLVCPKDGELIALIEKFPDSFFTCKSPIHQRANIRYFQDLGLNNKIVSRLLTSAPQIFCNQVESNKKMVDALEENYLSLGGTRVNFKAWFMKLISQDPFVLSKTTESMKENLKFLQELGFRDEKVLKLLSKLKGFIFDLDKEIMEKGVLFTTSTFKCTNEELRDMVMKCPALIYYPVPLLEERIGLLLREGASINQVKECPNVLELTPQIVQFRARKIKQLGRRIEDQSLEVLNGTKKDFEVNFGKLQVRKERPLFNPVAPLHVEE; this is translated from the coding sequence ATGCTAAAAGCTGTAGGTGACCCCGTCCTGCGGTGGCGCCATAGATCCTGGAGGCAAGCCCTTCTGTGCCAACAGATCATTGCATCTGGTTGTTTACCGGGTACCAGGACATTCACCAACTCAGGTTCTGCACCAGGTTCACAGACGGGTACAACAGAAAACAAAACGACGGTTGACAATCTTTATAACTTGTCCGTAAATATTAAGAAGATTCGCCGGTTAAAAAACTGGACCCTTTACGAAGATGTGGCCTATGTCCAGGAGACCGCTAGTATCTTAAAGGATATGGGAGCAAGTGATGTTACCGTGGCCAATATTCTGGAGTCGTGTCCGGAAGCTTTTCTTCAGGAACCTGCAGAAATCCACTCTCAAAAATCCATCTGGAACTTAGTCTGCCCCAAGGATGGAGAACTAATAGCGCTAATAGAAAAGTTTCCCGATTCCTTCTTCACTTGTAAGAGTCCCATCCACCAAAGAGCCAACATCAGATACTTTCAAGATCTAGGGCTGAACAACAAAATTGTCAGCAGGCTTCTCACCAGCGCTCCGCAGATCTTTTGTAATCAGGTTGAAAGCAATAAGAAGATGGTCGATGCTCTGGAAGAAAATTACCTCAGTCTGGGGGGTACGAGAGTAAACTTTAAAGCCTGGTTTATGAAGTTAATAAGTCAAGATCCATTTGTCCTCTCCAAAACCACAGAGTCAATGAAGGAGAATCTAAAGTTTTTACAAGAGTTAGGATTTCGTGATGAGAAAGTCTTGAAACTACTGTCTAAACTGAAAGGTTTTATCTTCGATCTGGACAAGGAAATAATGGAGAAGGGGGTTCTGTTCACAACCTCGACTTTCAAATGCACCAACGAAGAGCTAAGGGACATGGTAATGAAATGTCCGGCCCTCATCTACTATCCCGTCCCGCTGCTGGAAGAACGTATAGGACTTCTTCTCCGGGAAGGGGCTTCTATAAATCAAGTTAAAGAATGTCCTAATGTTCTAGAACTCACCCCACAAATCGTACAGTTCAGAGCGAGAAAAATCAAACAGTTGGGTCGTAGAATAGAGGATCAGAGTTTAGAGGTTTTAAATGGAACTAAAAAAGATTTTGAAGTGAATTTTGGAAAGTTACAAGTGAGAAAAGAACGGCCTCTCTTCAATCCTGTTGCTCCATTGCACGTGGAAGAGTGA